A region of Terriglobales bacterium DNA encodes the following proteins:
- the leuS gene encoding leucine--tRNA ligase: protein MAKRKPAKAAPSDAQRDDRYEPRRIELKWMERFEADPALYRAEPASSPRPKYYVLEMLPYPSGALHMGHVRNYSIGDALARQMWMRGYNVLHPMGWDAFGLPAENAAIQAKVPPRDWTLRNIRNMKAQMKRLGFAYDWSTEVASCHPEYYRWNQWFFLKMYERGLVYRKKSRVNWCPRCATVLANEQVVGGCCWRHEDTPVEQRELEQWFLRITQYADELLRDLDNLEGWPEKVRVMQRNWIGRSEGASIDFQLDGPAGPAGSIITVFTTRVDTIFGATSVQLAPQHPLVADFVAADAELGEKVRDLQAEQQKARDVGDVAAIEKHGVPTGRYAINPYNGERVPIWVANYVLMEYGTGAIMSVPAHDERDYDFARKYDLDIRVVILPRREGEPPSEGEAEEPLLPFTHLDSILINSGEFSGMGCVDAIHAMTKYAEEHGFGRAAVTYRLKDWGISRQRYWGTPIPMLYCHACGIVPVPEKDLPVVLPPDVKITLEGGSPLAREEDWVNTTCPRCGGGALRETDTMDTFVDSSWYFYRYTDSRNDRAPFDPEIVAYWFPIDQYIGGVEHAILHLIYSRFWTKVMRDLGLVRNSEPVARLFTQGMVIKDGAKMSKSLGNVVTPDEMVARYGADATRLYTLFAAPPDRDLDWQDAGVEGIARFLGRVYRFARKHAPAAAAQLGETQSAASPETLPATSLPAEARALQRKLHQTIRRVSDDFQGRWHFNTSIAAVMELVNELYGQEEAISRGAVPAALVAETLRKLTLLLAPFAPFLAHELWEMLGEKSNLLRAPWPSYDPELAKEEEIEIAVQVNGKLRSRLLIPADLGEDAVRERALADEKVCASLDGKQLVKAIVVPGKLVNIVVR, encoded by the coding sequence ATGGCCAAACGGAAGCCAGCGAAGGCAGCGCCTTCCGACGCCCAGCGCGACGACCGCTACGAGCCGCGCCGCATCGAGCTGAAATGGATGGAGCGGTTCGAGGCGGATCCGGCGCTCTACCGTGCCGAGCCGGCATCTTCGCCGCGTCCCAAGTATTACGTGCTGGAGATGCTGCCCTATCCCTCGGGCGCCCTGCACATGGGACACGTCCGCAATTATTCCATCGGCGATGCCCTGGCCCGCCAGATGTGGATGCGCGGCTACAACGTGCTCCATCCCATGGGCTGGGACGCGTTCGGCTTGCCCGCCGAGAACGCCGCCATCCAGGCCAAAGTCCCGCCGCGCGACTGGACGCTGCGCAACATCAGGAACATGAAGGCGCAGATGAAGCGCCTGGGCTTCGCCTACGACTGGTCCACCGAGGTGGCCAGTTGCCATCCCGAGTACTACCGCTGGAATCAGTGGTTCTTCCTGAAGATGTACGAGCGCGGCCTGGTGTACCGCAAGAAGAGCCGCGTCAACTGGTGTCCGCGTTGCGCCACCGTGCTGGCCAACGAGCAGGTGGTGGGCGGCTGTTGCTGGCGGCACGAGGATACGCCCGTCGAGCAGCGCGAACTGGAGCAGTGGTTCCTGCGCATCACCCAGTACGCCGACGAGCTGCTGCGAGACCTGGACAACCTCGAGGGCTGGCCGGAGAAGGTGCGCGTCATGCAGCGCAACTGGATCGGCCGCAGCGAGGGGGCCAGCATCGACTTCCAGCTCGATGGTCCTGCCGGCCCTGCCGGCTCCATCATCACGGTTTTCACTACCCGCGTGGACACCATCTTCGGCGCCACGTCGGTCCAGCTCGCGCCCCAGCATCCTTTGGTGGCCGATTTCGTGGCGGCCGATGCCGAACTCGGCGAGAAGGTGCGCGACCTTCAGGCCGAGCAACAGAAGGCCCGCGACGTCGGCGATGTCGCCGCCATCGAGAAGCACGGTGTCCCCACGGGGCGGTACGCTATCAACCCCTATAACGGCGAGCGCGTGCCGATCTGGGTGGCGAACTACGTGCTGATGGAGTACGGCACCGGCGCCATCATGAGCGTGCCGGCGCACGACGAGCGCGACTACGACTTCGCCAGGAAGTATGACCTGGACATTCGCGTCGTCATCCTGCCGCGCCGCGAAGGCGAACCTCCCTCCGAGGGCGAGGCCGAGGAGCCTCTGCTGCCTTTCACCCACCTGGACAGCATCCTGATCAACAGCGGCGAGTTCAGCGGGATGGGTTGCGTGGATGCAATCCACGCCATGACGAAGTACGCAGAAGAACATGGGTTTGGGCGGGCAGCCGTCACGTATCGCCTGAAGGATTGGGGAATCAGCCGTCAGCGTTACTGGGGCACTCCCATCCCCATGCTGTATTGCCACGCTTGCGGCATCGTCCCGGTGCCGGAGAAGGATTTGCCCGTGGTGTTGCCGCCGGATGTGAAGATCACGCTCGAGGGCGGCTCGCCGCTGGCCCGCGAGGAAGACTGGGTGAACACCACCTGCCCGCGCTGCGGAGGCGGGGCGCTGCGCGAAACCGACACCATGGACACCTTCGTGGACTCGTCCTGGTATTTCTACCGTTACACCGATTCGCGCAACGACCGGGCGCCGTTCGACCCCGAGATCGTCGCTTACTGGTTTCCCATCGACCAGTACATCGGCGGGGTGGAGCACGCCATCCTTCACCTTATCTACTCGCGCTTCTGGACCAAGGTCATGCGCGACCTCGGGTTGGTCAGGAACTCCGAACCGGTGGCGCGGCTGTTCACTCAGGGCATGGTGATCAAGGACGGCGCCAAGATGTCCAAGAGCCTGGGCAACGTGGTGACGCCGGATGAGATGGTGGCCCGTTACGGCGCCGACGCCACACGCCTGTACACGCTGTTCGCTGCGCCGCCCGATCGCGACCTCGACTGGCAGGATGCCGGCGTCGAGGGTATCGCACGCTTCCTGGGGCGGGTGTACCGCTTCGCGCGCAAGCATGCGCCTGCCGCTGCAGCACAACTTGGAGAGACGCAGAGTGCTGCGTCTCCGGAGACGTTGCCGGCAACGTCTCTACCCGCCGAAGCCCGCGCCTTGCAGCGCAAGCTCCACCAGACCATCCGCCGGGTCAGCGACGACTTCCAGGGTCGCTGGCACTTCAACACTTCCATTGCAGCCGTGATGGAACTGGTGAACGAGCTCTATGGGCAGGAGGAAGCCATCTCCCGCGGCGCGGTGCCCGCGGCCCTGGTCGCCGAGACGCTTCGCAAACTCACCCTGCTCCTTGCGCCCTTCGCTCCCTTTCTGGCCCACGAACTCTGGGAAATGCTGGGCGAGAAGTCCAATCTGCTGCGCGCGCCCTGGCCCAGCTACGACCCCGAACTGGCCAAGGAGGAGGAGATCGAGATCGCCGTCCAGGTGAATGGCAAGCTGCGCAGTCGCCTGCTCATTCCTGCCGACCTCGGTGAGGACGCTGTGCGCGAGCGCGCCCTGGCCGACGAAAAGGTCTGCGCTTCACTCGACGGCAAGCAGTTGGTCAAGGCCATCGTCGTGCCCGGCAAGCTGGTCAATATTGTTGTGCGCTAG
- a CDS encoding deoxyribonuclease IV, with product MVRALADDQDVRTLGLPKGRATVSPRRIGIHTSVAGGVENAAERAWRLGCGTFQIFSSNPRQWKAAEIASERAEAMLRLRSRYRLSPLAIHANYLINLAGAAPELQRCSVAAFRSELQRALALGAEFLIVHPGSFRGGSRAQGVARVLESVARAAERLDLAGRLTVLIENTAGAGCSLGASFEEVAELADRLRRVVPAGACIDTCHTHVAGYDIVSEDGYAVTLAELQATVGLHNVSVWHVNDAKAPRGSRLDRHQHIGRGMIGREVFRRLLHDPRLAHAAFIAETPIDKPGDDRRNVTVLRRLAGEGKA from the coding sequence ATGGTGCGCGCTCTCGCTGACGACCAGGACGTTCGCACGCTCGGTCTGCCAAAGGGGCGCGCCACGGTGTCGCCACGGCGTATCGGCATCCACACTTCCGTGGCCGGTGGGGTGGAAAACGCCGCCGAGCGCGCCTGGCGTCTGGGCTGCGGCACATTCCAGATTTTCTCCTCCAACCCGCGTCAGTGGAAGGCGGCGGAGATTGCCTCCGAGCGAGCCGAGGCCATGCTACGCCTGCGCTCACGCTATCGGCTGAGCCCGCTGGCCATCCACGCCAACTACCTGATCAACCTGGCGGGCGCAGCCCCGGAACTGCAGCGGTGCTCGGTAGCGGCCTTCCGTAGCGAGCTCCAGCGCGCGCTCGCACTCGGCGCCGAGTTCCTGATCGTCCACCCGGGGTCGTTCCGCGGTGGAAGCCGCGCCCAGGGCGTCGCGCGAGTGCTGGAATCGGTCGCCAGGGCGGCGGAGCGCCTTGATCTGGCGGGTCGTCTGACCGTCCTGATTGAAAACACGGCGGGCGCCGGATGTTCCCTGGGCGCTTCGTTTGAGGAAGTGGCGGAACTCGCCGACCGGCTCCGCCGGGTGGTGCCGGCTGGAGCCTGCATCGACACCTGCCACACACACGTTGCCGGTTACGACATTGTGAGCGAAGATGGATATGCGGTGACGCTGGCCGAACTGCAGGCTACGGTCGGCCTGCACAACGTGAGCGTCTGGCATGTGAATGACGCCAAGGCGCCGCGCGGCTCGCGCCTGGATCGACATCAGCACATCGGGCGCGGCATGATCGGCCGGGAGGTTTTTCGCCGTTTGCTGCATGATCCGCGCCTGGCGCACGCCGCCTTCATCGCGGAAACGCCGATCGACAAGCCGGGTGACGATCGCAGGAACGTAACCGTCCTGCGGCGGCTGGCTGGTGAAGGCAAAGCATAA